From Asterias rubens chromosome 6, eAstRub1.3, whole genome shotgun sequence, one genomic window encodes:
- the LOC117291746 gene encoding transcription initiation factor TFIID subunit 5-like, which produces MDKQTLAAVLQFLRKNNLAETEELLKKEANVEDTDEGVGTSTDQDVSSVLSAYNSDGDPCLYEEFYRGLQNLVESSLDSSKSELSQVLYPVFIHMYLELVYNGHENQAKKFFAAFSEDQEEHHQEDLTQLATVAKKEHMIHNELMMNYRTSKYVIRMCRNSYQTLKKQLNDKQITMVLIIVEEHLFIDVFDGVPRNKQQIEATAGGMVGEARRDANKGRVYYGLLKEPEIALPIEEDEEGGEEGDKPKRKRPKKDSSASKKNKPDPNAPPANRIPLLDLKDSDKIDRAIALRELSKRIRLGPDCLPSICFYTFLNAYQGLISVDISDDSSLMVAGFADSCIRVWALTQRKLRNMKSGSDLALIDKEADDIMERIMDDRTSSDCRTLHGHSGSVYSVSISPDRTYIVSGSEDGTVRVWSLYTFTNLVCYKGHNYPVWDVQFGPYGHYFVSGGKDRTARLWSTENYQPLRLLAGHFSDIDCVKFHPNSNYVATGSSDRTIRLWDVQNGKCVRIMTGHKGQIQILCFSPNGHYLASGGADARVLIWELRHGHLVAELTEHTDTVYALAFCRDGSVLASGGIDHCIKLWDAKKVATEVEAEDMTTTPHIVQSEKSKLLLGSYPTKATAVHYLHFTRRNLLLAAGSYTTVSS; this is translated from the exons ATGGACAAACAAACTCTAGCAGCCGTTCTACAGTTTTTACGGAAAAACAACTTAGCG GAAACCGAGGAGTTACTCAAGAAGGAAGCTAACGTAGAGGATACCGATGAAGGAGTGGGTACCAGTACTGATCAAGATGTCTCCTCAGTTTTATCCGCCTATAACAG CGATGGGGATCCTTGCCTATATGAAGAATTTTACCGCGGTTTACAGAACCTTGTAGAATCCTCACTTGACTCCAGCAAG AGTGAACTTTCCCAGGTCTTGTATCCTGTCTTCATTCATATGTATTTGGAGCTTGTCTACAATGGCCATGAAAACCAAG CCAAGAAATTCTTTGCTGCCTTCAGTGAGGACCAGGAGGAACATCATCAAGAAGATCTGACTCAACTTGCAACTGTAGCCAAGAAAGAGCATATGATACACAATGAACTCATGATGAATTACAG GACCAGTAAGTACGTGATTCGGATGTGTAGAAACTCCTACCAAACATTGAAGAAACAACTGAATGATAAACAGATTACTATGGTACTCATTATAGTAGAGGAACATCTCTTTATTGATG TTTTTGATGGAGTTCCACGGAACAAGCAGCAAATAGAGGCTACTGCAGGAGGCATGGTTGGAGAAGCGAGAAGAGATG CCAATAAAGGAAGGGTTTATTACGGCTTACTGAAAGAACCCGAGATCGCTCTTCCTATAGAAGAAGACGAAGAAGGAGGAGAGGAGGGAGATAAACCAAAG AGAAAGAGACCTAAGAAAGATTCAAGTGCCAGCAAGAAGAACAAACCAGATCCAAACGCCCCACCGGCCAACAGAATACCTCTTCTTGATTT GAAAGACTCAGACAAGATTGACCGTGCTATTGCTCTGAGGGAGTTATCCAAAAGGATAAGACTTGGCCCCGACTGCCTGCCATCCATCTGCTTCTACACGTTCCTCAATGCATACCAAGG TTTAATATCCGTAGATATCAGTGATGACTCTAGTCTGATGGTGGCTGGTTTTGCTGATTCTTGTATCCGTGTCTGGGCATTGACCCAGAGGAAACTACGTAATATGAAGTCTGGTAGTGATCTTGCTCTAATTGACAAGGAGGCTGATGACATCATGGAGAGGATTATGGATGATAg GACATCATCAGATTGTCGTACATTACACGGTCACAGCGGTTCAGTCTATTCAGTTAGTATTAGCCCTGATAGAACCTACATTGTATCAGGGTCTGAAGATGGTACTGTCAGGGTGTGGAGTCTGTACACATTTACTAATCTAGTCTGTTATAAAGGACACAACTACCCCGTCTGGGACGTCCAGTTTGG CCCATATGGTCATTACTTTGTGTCTGGTGGTAAGGATAGGACAGCAAGGCTTTGGTCAACAGAAAACTACCAACCACTCCGTTTACTTGCAGGTCACTTCTCAGATATAGAT TGTGTTAAATTTCATCCCAACTCCAACTACGTTGCTACTGGTTCAAGCGATAGGACTATTCGTTTATGGGACGTACAGAATGGAAAGTGCGTTCGAATCATGACTGGACACAAG GGGCAGATACAGATCCTGTGTTTCTCTCCGAATGGTCACTATCTTGCTTCAGGAGGTGCCGATGCTAGAGTTCTGATATGGGAGCTAAGACATGGTCACCTAGTAGCTGAACTTACTGAACATACAGACACTGTCTACGCTCTGGCATTCTGCAGGGATGGTAGCGTACTTGCATcag GTGGTATTGATCACTGCATAAAGCTATGGGATGCTAAGAAAGTAGCTACAGAAGTAGAGGCTGAAGACATGACCACAACACCTCATATAGTACA ATCAGAAAAGAGTAAGTTGTTACTGGGTTCTTATCCAACCAAGGCCACAGCTGTACACTATCTTCACTTTACAAGACGGAACTTACTCCTGGCTGCTGGTTCTTATACAACTGTCTCCAGTTAA
- the LOC117291528 gene encoding uncharacterized protein LOC117291528 isoform X2 — protein MASSSESQQYQAKKDEDFPPLERFYDSSKNKRKQSRIQGASWQTASVTSQGRGGSTGSRIGPKQPHQSGSSSREDYNQQRSGRGGDLGHQPSSGRDQQPQSGRRGGQEQQTQTGRGGGHEQQTHDRGGGHEQQTHGRGGGHEQQTHGRGGGHKQQTQSGRGGGHEQQTHDRGGGHEQQTHDRGGGHEQQTHGRGGGHKQQTQSGRGGGHEQQTHDRGGGHEQQTHDRGGGHEQQTHGRGGGHKQQTQSGRGRGRGRGIWQQDQSDRGRKYDEQPPRFRGAKNADNQHPKSSGVWNDEQPPRFRGAKNADNQHPKPGGVWNDDQRRPNSARGGGYNQQSKSTKRCGVPQQVQFGRRGRGPRQFTDRPQFTYETPTEHIVIPTKAKERVIVENGRHILSEGPSGQSVVELMFDFLTKEEADRIFEILDKEIDWYQQTNTNRYGDDYKEPRQVCWYGEHPYAYSKVQMKANQKWPHELLEVRKRIEAKAGMTFNSVLCNKYRNQHDGVAWHSDDEYGLRDQPTIASLSLGEERMFEMRKKPLDRRSRDYTNCEKLKVPLTHGSFLIMSKHTQDDWQHQVPKESKPKTLRINLTFRNIYPDERFEKIETKAPPGGKESSSLERTEASSMEEENKAPFSRGGTEASSMEEESKAPLSRDGTEASSMEEENKAPFSRDETEASLKEEESTAPFSWDGTEAALKEEEKKAPLSLEDSEACTMEEESKAPFSRDGTEASSKEEENQAPSNWEDLEASTMEEESKAPSSYEGTSAPSKEEETNALIGSAGNATSSKKTKKESRQNKKKIANQEDCEASTMEEESKAQSSHEGTSAPSKEEETNARIGSAGNATSSKKTKKESRQNKIKKPKHR, from the exons ATGGCCTCTTCATCAGAATCTCAACAGTATCAAGCCAAGAAGGATGAAGATTTTCCACCACTTGAAAGA TTTTATGATAGTAGTAAGAATAAGCGTAAACAAAGTCGGATCCAGGGAGCCAGCTGGCAAACCGCGTCAGTAACATCACAAGGACGAGGTGGTTCTACTGGTAGCAGAATCGGCCCAAAGCAGCCCCACCAATCTGGTAGCTCTAGCAGAGAGGATTATAACCAGCAGCGATCTGGTAGAGGAGGGGATCTGGGACACCAGCCCTCTTCAGGAAGGGACCAACAGCCCCAATCTGGTAGAAGAGGTGGTCAGGAGCAACAGACGCAAACTGGTAGAGGAGGGGGTCATGAGCAACAGACGCATGATAGAGGAGGGGGTCATGAGCAACAAACGCATGGTAGAGGAGGGGGTCATGAGCAACAAACGCATGGTAGAGGAGGGGGTCATAAGCAACAGACGCAATCTGGTAGAGGAGGGGGTCATGAGCAACAGACACATGATAGAGGAGGTGGTCATGAGCAACAAACGCATGATAGAGGAGGTGGTCATGAGCAACAAACGCATGGTAGAGGAGGGGGTCATAAGCAACAGACGCAATCTGGTAGAGGAGGGGGTCATGAGCAACAGACACATGATAGAGGAGGTGGTCATGAGCAACAAACGCATGATAGAGGAGGTGGTCATGAGCAACAAACGCATGGTAGAGGAGGGGGTCATAAGCAACAGACGCAATCTGGTAGAGGCAGAGGTAGAGGAAGGGGTATTTGGCAGCAAGATCAGTCCGATAGAGGTAGGAAGTATGATGAGCAGCCTCCCCGTTTCCGTGGAGCAAAGAATGCTGACAACCAGCATCCCAAATCTAGTGGAGTATGGAATGATGAGCAGCCTCCCCGTTTCCGTGGAGCAAAGAATGCTGACAACCAGCATCCCAAACCTGGTGGAGTATGGAATGACGACCAGAGGAGACCAAACTCTGCCAGAGGAGGAGGTTATAATCAGCAGTCTAAGTCTACTAAACGATGCGGTGTTCCACAGCAGGTGCAGTTTGGCAGAAGAGGAAGGGGACCTCGGCAATTTACTGACAGACCTCAGTTTACATATGAGACACCTACTGAACACATCGTAATACCTACAAAGGCTAAAGAGAGAGTGATAGT GGAAAACGGAAGGCATATCCTTAGTGAAGGACCATCAGGGCAGTCTGT GGTGGAACTGATGTTTGACTTCTTAACAAAAGAGGAAGCTGATCGAATCTTTGAGATTCTCGATAAGGAAATTGACTGGTATCAGCAAACAAATACGAACAGATATG GGGATGATTACAAAGAACCTCGTCAGGTATGCTGGTATGGAGAGCATCCATACGCATACTCCAAAGTCCAAATGAAAGCCAATCAGAAA TGGCCCCATGAACTTCTTGAAGTCAGAAAAAGAATTGAGGCTAAAGCGGGGATGACGTTCAACTCGGTGCTGTGCAATAAGTATCGTAATCAACACGACGGAGTGGCATGGCACAGTGATGATGAATACGGACTGAGAGATCAACCAACTATTGCTTCACTTTCACTGGGAGAGGAAAGGATGTTTGAAATGCGCAAGAAACCATTG GATAGAAGATCAAGGGACTATACCAACTGTGAGAAGCTGAAGGTACCCCTTACGCATGGTTCCTTTCTCATTATGTCCAAACATACACAGGATGATTGGCAG CATCAAGTTCCCAAAGAGTCCAAGCCAAAGACTTTGCGCATCAATCTAACCTTCCGAAACATATACCCAGATGAAAggtttgagaaaatagaaacaaaagcACCGCCAGGAGGAAAGGAATCATCAAGCTTGGAAAGAACCGAAGCATCTTCAATGGAGGAAGAGAACAAG GCACCATTTAGCCGGGGTGGGACCGAAGCATCTTCAATGGAGGAAGAAAGCAAGGCACCATTAAGCCGGGATGGGACCGAAGCATCTTCAATGGAGGAAGAGAACAAGGCACCATTTAGCCGGGATGAGACCGAAGCCTCTTTGAAGGAGGAAGAAAGCACGGCACCATTTAGCTGGGATGGGACCGAAGCCGCTTTGAAGgaggaagaaaaaaaggcaCCGTTGAGCTTGGAAGATAGCGAAGCATGTACAATGGAGGAAGAAAGCAAGGCACCATTTAGCCGGGATGGGACCGAAGCCTCTTCGAAGGAGGAAGAAAACCAGGCACCATCAAACTGGGAAGATCTCGAAGCatctaccatggaggaagaaagcaAGGCACCATCAAGCTATGAAGGAACCTCAGCTCCTTCAAAGGAGGAAGAGACCAACGCACTAATAGGTAGTGCAGGAAACGCAACATCTTCAAAGAAAACTAAGAAGGAATCGCGTCAGAATAAGAAGAAAATAGCAAACCAGGAAGACTGCGAAGCgtctaccatggaggaagaaagcaAGGCACAATCAAGCCATGAAGGAACCTCAGCTCCTTCAAAGGAGGAAGAGACCAACGCACGAATAGGTAGTGCAGGAAACGCAACATCTTCAAAGAAAACTAAGAAGGAATCGCGTCAGAACAagataaaaaaaccaaaacatcgTTAG
- the LOC117291528 gene encoding uncharacterized protein LOC117291528 isoform X1 yields MASSSESQQYQAKKDEDFPPLERFYDSSKNKRKQSRIQGASWQTASVTSQGRGGSTGSRIGPKQPHQSGSSSREDYNQQRSGRGGDLGHQPSSGRDQQPQSGRRGGQEQQTQTGRGGGHEQQTHDRGGGHEQQTHGRGGGHEQQTHGRGGGHKQQTQSGRGGGHEQQTHDRGGGHEQQTHDRGGGHEQQTHGRGGGHKQQTQSGRGGGHEQQTHDRGGGHEQQTHDRGGGHEQQTHGRGGGHKQQTQSGRGRGRGRGIWQQDQSDRGRKYDEQPPRFRGAKNADNQHPKSSGVWNDEQPPRFRGAKNADNQHPKPGGVWNDDQRRPNSARGGGYNQQSKSTKRCGVPQQVQFGRRGRGPRQFTDRPQFTYETPTEHIVIPTKAKERVIVENGRHILSEGPSGQSVVELMFDFLTKEEADRIFEILDKEIDWYQQTNTNRYGDDYKEPRQVCWYGEHPYAYSKVQMKANQKWPHELLEVRKRIEAKAGMTFNSVLCNKYRNQHDGVAWHSDDEYGLRDQPTIASLSLGEERMFEMRKKPLDRRSRDYTNCEKLKVPLTHGSFLIMSKHTQDDWQHQVPKESKPKTLRINLTFRNIYPDERFEKIETKAPPGGKESSSLERTEASSMEEENKAPFSRYGTEASSMEEESKAPFSRGGTEASSMEEESKAPLSRDGTEASSMEEENKAPFSRDETEASLKEEESTAPFSWDGTEAALKEEEKKAPLSLEDSEACTMEEESKAPFSRDGTEASSKEEENQAPSNWEDLEASTMEEESKAPSSYEGTSAPSKEEETNALIGSAGNATSSKKTKKESRQNKKKIANQEDCEASTMEEESKAQSSHEGTSAPSKEEETNARIGSAGNATSSKKTKKESRQNKIKKPKHR; encoded by the exons ATGGCCTCTTCATCAGAATCTCAACAGTATCAAGCCAAGAAGGATGAAGATTTTCCACCACTTGAAAGA TTTTATGATAGTAGTAAGAATAAGCGTAAACAAAGTCGGATCCAGGGAGCCAGCTGGCAAACCGCGTCAGTAACATCACAAGGACGAGGTGGTTCTACTGGTAGCAGAATCGGCCCAAAGCAGCCCCACCAATCTGGTAGCTCTAGCAGAGAGGATTATAACCAGCAGCGATCTGGTAGAGGAGGGGATCTGGGACACCAGCCCTCTTCAGGAAGGGACCAACAGCCCCAATCTGGTAGAAGAGGTGGTCAGGAGCAACAGACGCAAACTGGTAGAGGAGGGGGTCATGAGCAACAGACGCATGATAGAGGAGGGGGTCATGAGCAACAAACGCATGGTAGAGGAGGGGGTCATGAGCAACAAACGCATGGTAGAGGAGGGGGTCATAAGCAACAGACGCAATCTGGTAGAGGAGGGGGTCATGAGCAACAGACACATGATAGAGGAGGTGGTCATGAGCAACAAACGCATGATAGAGGAGGTGGTCATGAGCAACAAACGCATGGTAGAGGAGGGGGTCATAAGCAACAGACGCAATCTGGTAGAGGAGGGGGTCATGAGCAACAGACACATGATAGAGGAGGTGGTCATGAGCAACAAACGCATGATAGAGGAGGTGGTCATGAGCAACAAACGCATGGTAGAGGAGGGGGTCATAAGCAACAGACGCAATCTGGTAGAGGCAGAGGTAGAGGAAGGGGTATTTGGCAGCAAGATCAGTCCGATAGAGGTAGGAAGTATGATGAGCAGCCTCCCCGTTTCCGTGGAGCAAAGAATGCTGACAACCAGCATCCCAAATCTAGTGGAGTATGGAATGATGAGCAGCCTCCCCGTTTCCGTGGAGCAAAGAATGCTGACAACCAGCATCCCAAACCTGGTGGAGTATGGAATGACGACCAGAGGAGACCAAACTCTGCCAGAGGAGGAGGTTATAATCAGCAGTCTAAGTCTACTAAACGATGCGGTGTTCCACAGCAGGTGCAGTTTGGCAGAAGAGGAAGGGGACCTCGGCAATTTACTGACAGACCTCAGTTTACATATGAGACACCTACTGAACACATCGTAATACCTACAAAGGCTAAAGAGAGAGTGATAGT GGAAAACGGAAGGCATATCCTTAGTGAAGGACCATCAGGGCAGTCTGT GGTGGAACTGATGTTTGACTTCTTAACAAAAGAGGAAGCTGATCGAATCTTTGAGATTCTCGATAAGGAAATTGACTGGTATCAGCAAACAAATACGAACAGATATG GGGATGATTACAAAGAACCTCGTCAGGTATGCTGGTATGGAGAGCATCCATACGCATACTCCAAAGTCCAAATGAAAGCCAATCAGAAA TGGCCCCATGAACTTCTTGAAGTCAGAAAAAGAATTGAGGCTAAAGCGGGGATGACGTTCAACTCGGTGCTGTGCAATAAGTATCGTAATCAACACGACGGAGTGGCATGGCACAGTGATGATGAATACGGACTGAGAGATCAACCAACTATTGCTTCACTTTCACTGGGAGAGGAAAGGATGTTTGAAATGCGCAAGAAACCATTG GATAGAAGATCAAGGGACTATACCAACTGTGAGAAGCTGAAGGTACCCCTTACGCATGGTTCCTTTCTCATTATGTCCAAACATACACAGGATGATTGGCAG CATCAAGTTCCCAAAGAGTCCAAGCCAAAGACTTTGCGCATCAATCTAACCTTCCGAAACATATACCCAGATGAAAggtttgagaaaatagaaacaaaagcACCGCCAGGAGGAAAGGAATCATCAAGCTTGGAAAGAACCGAAGCATCTTCAATGGAGGAAGAGAACAAGGCACCATTTAGCCGGTATGGGACCGAAGCATCTTCAATGGAGGAAGAAAGCAAGGCACCATTTAGCCGGGGTGGGACCGAAGCATCTTCAATGGAGGAAGAAAGCAAGGCACCATTAAGCCGGGATGGGACCGAAGCATCTTCAATGGAGGAAGAGAACAAGGCACCATTTAGCCGGGATGAGACCGAAGCCTCTTTGAAGGAGGAAGAAAGCACGGCACCATTTAGCTGGGATGGGACCGAAGCCGCTTTGAAGgaggaagaaaaaaaggcaCCGTTGAGCTTGGAAGATAGCGAAGCATGTACAATGGAGGAAGAAAGCAAGGCACCATTTAGCCGGGATGGGACCGAAGCCTCTTCGAAGGAGGAAGAAAACCAGGCACCATCAAACTGGGAAGATCTCGAAGCatctaccatggaggaagaaagcaAGGCACCATCAAGCTATGAAGGAACCTCAGCTCCTTCAAAGGAGGAAGAGACCAACGCACTAATAGGTAGTGCAGGAAACGCAACATCTTCAAAGAAAACTAAGAAGGAATCGCGTCAGAATAAGAAGAAAATAGCAAACCAGGAAGACTGCGAAGCgtctaccatggaggaagaaagcaAGGCACAATCAAGCCATGAAGGAACCTCAGCTCCTTCAAAGGAGGAAGAGACCAACGCACGAATAGGTAGTGCAGGAAACGCAACATCTTCAAAGAAAACTAAGAAGGAATCGCGTCAGAACAagataaaaaaaccaaaacatcgTTAG
- the LOC117291528 gene encoding uncharacterized protein LOC117291528 isoform X3, with product MASSSESQQYQAKKDEDFPPLERFYDSSKNKRKQSRIQGASWQTASVTSQGRGGSTGSRIGPKQPHQSGSSSREDYNQQRSGRGGDLGHQPSSGRDQQPQSGRRGGQEQQTQTGRGGGHEQQTHDRGGGHEQQTHGRGGGHEQQTHGRGGGHKQQTQSGRGGGHEQQTHDRGGGHEQQTHDRGGGHEQQTHGRGGGHKQQTQSGRGGGHEQQTHDRGGGHEQQTHDRGGGHEQQTHGRGGGHKQQTQSGRGRGRGRGIWQQDQSDRGRKYDEQPPRFRGAKNADNQHPKSSGVWNDEQPPRFRGAKNADNQHPKPGGVWNDDQRRPNSARGGGYNQQSKSTKRCGVPQQVQFGRRGRGPRQFTDRPQFTYETPTEHIVIPTKAKERVIVENGRHILSEGPSGQSVVELMFDFLTKEEADRIFEILDKEIDWYQQTNTNRYGDDYKEPRQVCWYGEHPYAYSKVQMKANQKWPHELLEVRKRIEAKAGMTFNSVLCNKYRNQHDGVAWHSDDEYGLRDQPTIASLSLGEERMFEMRKKPLDRRSRDYTNCEKLKVPLTHGSFLIMSKHTQDDWQHQVPKESKPKTLRINLTFRNIYPDERFEKIETKAPPGGKESSSLERTEASSMEEENKAPLSRDGTEASSMEEENKAPFSRDETEASLKEEESTAPFSWDGTEAALKEEEKKAPLSLEDSEACTMEEESKAPFSRDGTEASSKEEENQAPSNWEDLEASTMEEESKAPSSYEGTSAPSKEEETNALIGSAGNATSSKKTKKESRQNKKKIANQEDCEASTMEEESKAQSSHEGTSAPSKEEETNARIGSAGNATSSKKTKKESRQNKIKKPKHR from the exons ATGGCCTCTTCATCAGAATCTCAACAGTATCAAGCCAAGAAGGATGAAGATTTTCCACCACTTGAAAGA TTTTATGATAGTAGTAAGAATAAGCGTAAACAAAGTCGGATCCAGGGAGCCAGCTGGCAAACCGCGTCAGTAACATCACAAGGACGAGGTGGTTCTACTGGTAGCAGAATCGGCCCAAAGCAGCCCCACCAATCTGGTAGCTCTAGCAGAGAGGATTATAACCAGCAGCGATCTGGTAGAGGAGGGGATCTGGGACACCAGCCCTCTTCAGGAAGGGACCAACAGCCCCAATCTGGTAGAAGAGGTGGTCAGGAGCAACAGACGCAAACTGGTAGAGGAGGGGGTCATGAGCAACAGACGCATGATAGAGGAGGGGGTCATGAGCAACAAACGCATGGTAGAGGAGGGGGTCATGAGCAACAAACGCATGGTAGAGGAGGGGGTCATAAGCAACAGACGCAATCTGGTAGAGGAGGGGGTCATGAGCAACAGACACATGATAGAGGAGGTGGTCATGAGCAACAAACGCATGATAGAGGAGGTGGTCATGAGCAACAAACGCATGGTAGAGGAGGGGGTCATAAGCAACAGACGCAATCTGGTAGAGGAGGGGGTCATGAGCAACAGACACATGATAGAGGAGGTGGTCATGAGCAACAAACGCATGATAGAGGAGGTGGTCATGAGCAACAAACGCATGGTAGAGGAGGGGGTCATAAGCAACAGACGCAATCTGGTAGAGGCAGAGGTAGAGGAAGGGGTATTTGGCAGCAAGATCAGTCCGATAGAGGTAGGAAGTATGATGAGCAGCCTCCCCGTTTCCGTGGAGCAAAGAATGCTGACAACCAGCATCCCAAATCTAGTGGAGTATGGAATGATGAGCAGCCTCCCCGTTTCCGTGGAGCAAAGAATGCTGACAACCAGCATCCCAAACCTGGTGGAGTATGGAATGACGACCAGAGGAGACCAAACTCTGCCAGAGGAGGAGGTTATAATCAGCAGTCTAAGTCTACTAAACGATGCGGTGTTCCACAGCAGGTGCAGTTTGGCAGAAGAGGAAGGGGACCTCGGCAATTTACTGACAGACCTCAGTTTACATATGAGACACCTACTGAACACATCGTAATACCTACAAAGGCTAAAGAGAGAGTGATAGT GGAAAACGGAAGGCATATCCTTAGTGAAGGACCATCAGGGCAGTCTGT GGTGGAACTGATGTTTGACTTCTTAACAAAAGAGGAAGCTGATCGAATCTTTGAGATTCTCGATAAGGAAATTGACTGGTATCAGCAAACAAATACGAACAGATATG GGGATGATTACAAAGAACCTCGTCAGGTATGCTGGTATGGAGAGCATCCATACGCATACTCCAAAGTCCAAATGAAAGCCAATCAGAAA TGGCCCCATGAACTTCTTGAAGTCAGAAAAAGAATTGAGGCTAAAGCGGGGATGACGTTCAACTCGGTGCTGTGCAATAAGTATCGTAATCAACACGACGGAGTGGCATGGCACAGTGATGATGAATACGGACTGAGAGATCAACCAACTATTGCTTCACTTTCACTGGGAGAGGAAAGGATGTTTGAAATGCGCAAGAAACCATTG GATAGAAGATCAAGGGACTATACCAACTGTGAGAAGCTGAAGGTACCCCTTACGCATGGTTCCTTTCTCATTATGTCCAAACATACACAGGATGATTGGCAG CATCAAGTTCCCAAAGAGTCCAAGCCAAAGACTTTGCGCATCAATCTAACCTTCCGAAACATATACCCAGATGAAAggtttgagaaaatagaaacaaaagcACCGCCAGGAGGAAAGGAATCATCAAGCTTGGAAAGAACCGAAGCATCTTCAATGGAGGAAGAGAACAAG GCACCATTAAGCCGGGATGGGACCGAAGCATCTTCAATGGAGGAAGAGAACAAGGCACCATTTAGCCGGGATGAGACCGAAGCCTCTTTGAAGGAGGAAGAAAGCACGGCACCATTTAGCTGGGATGGGACCGAAGCCGCTTTGAAGgaggaagaaaaaaaggcaCCGTTGAGCTTGGAAGATAGCGAAGCATGTACAATGGAGGAAGAAAGCAAGGCACCATTTAGCCGGGATGGGACCGAAGCCTCTTCGAAGGAGGAAGAAAACCAGGCACCATCAAACTGGGAAGATCTCGAAGCatctaccatggaggaagaaagcaAGGCACCATCAAGCTATGAAGGAACCTCAGCTCCTTCAAAGGAGGAAGAGACCAACGCACTAATAGGTAGTGCAGGAAACGCAACATCTTCAAAGAAAACTAAGAAGGAATCGCGTCAGAATAAGAAGAAAATAGCAAACCAGGAAGACTGCGAAGCgtctaccatggaggaagaaagcaAGGCACAATCAAGCCATGAAGGAACCTCAGCTCCTTCAAAGGAGGAAGAGACCAACGCACGAATAGGTAGTGCAGGAAACGCAACATCTTCAAAGAAAACTAAGAAGGAATCGCGTCAGAACAagataaaaaaaccaaaacatcgTTAG